The window tttttaacaaatataagacgataacGTGGTAACAGcgaaaattcaaatttaagcggaagacaacaatAGAATATATGAAAATtgcatctattacaaatacttaagccttaactacccaaaacctggtgtcacaaactgtctaagattgctacatataaagtctgaagaaataacagtacactatttctgaataaaaggaaaatgaaacagaaaatagGGACaaagggagacgccagggcctgtggacgcctgcagatctaccttgggtctccgcgTGGAATGAAGGTAGCCTTCAACTACAGTTAAAGAACTGatctgggatctgcacatagtgcagagtgtagtatcagcacaaccgaccccatgtgctggtaagtatctagcctaacctcgacgaagtaatgacgaggctagaactagaccaccaaataaacctatgcagttatataatatacattggaaagtaaagcaggaataaacaagtaaagatgggagggggaaacatggttcagggaataacaggtaaaacagaatatcaagagaactataaatgaatcaaaatccaaccactaacaataataaggaaaacaaaggcagatttcactttcttttcacatcttgttgcgggtgtgcaacccgatcccatttcctgtatctcgtggcaggcgtgccacccgctcccatttcatgtatctcatgGCAGGCAttccacccgctcccattttatttatctcgtggtaggcgtaccaccctctcccattttattatatcttgtggtaggcgtaccacccgctcccattttattatatcttgtggtaggcgtaccacccgctcccatttcattatatcttgtggtaggcgaaccacccgctcccatttcattatctcttgtggtaggcgtaccacccgctcccagttacaaaccaaccataatcacaaggaatcccggcaagagaacaatgatatttcaacaatatcccggcaagggaacaataatatcaaaacaaacatcccgacaagggaacaatggagataataacatatgaagcgcaataaaccacaatggagtcataacaattataatacaagactcacgggcatgcttgacaccaacgtctAGAtagtcaccatgcctatacggcATACTCCGCAATTAACATGTAgtaaataagacacaactcttaatcccctAAGCTAAGTTTAGACCAAACACtaacctcgatgccacgaacacaactcaagtttcaattatagctttaccccttaattccaccgccaattcgctcgtatctagtcaaacattacttaattacatcaataaacgctaaatgaatcaatttgaatgcatgaaaatgaattttccaaagttttacccaaaaattcaaaaattgcccccgggcccacatggtcaaaacctgaagttcaaaccaaaacccgattacccattctcccacgaacccaaatatataatttgttttgaaatcggatctcaagtcgaggtccaaatctccaatttttgaaaaaacctaggttctacccaaaacacccaatttcccccataaaaatcattgattttgagttgaaaccatgtaaaaagatgttaatgattgaaagaaatgagtaaaaattaacttacaatcgatttggaagaagagttgttcttgaaaaatcgcccaaaggagtttgtgttttgaaaagatgtgaaaaatgagtttaaaatcgtctaagtataaaagttgcaggtctcagatgtgggaattgcgaacaggggttcgcaattacgaactcCGACCTCTACtggcttgggaattgcgaagggaagctcgcatttgcgaacccttaggaaatccgggcttttcgcatttgcgaacaataagtcgcatttgcgatttcAAGCCTTCCCAGCATACGTCACATTTGCGAAGgggatcttcgcatttgcgaggtcgcatttgcgaaacatAGCTCACATTTGCAAAATAAGGTAGACCTGGGctggtttgcatttgcgaccaagccctcgcatttgcgatatcgcatttgcgaagcttgcACACCTGATCATACTAGCaaaatttctgcaatttttctaagttcaaaatgcaccccatggcctatccaaaactcacccgagccctcggggctccaaaccaaatatacacacaacctcaaaaatatcctacgaaCTTGTTCGTgtactcaaatcaccaaaataacattatGAACATCGagttaaacctcaagatcaatgaaatttctcaaaacttctttaaccATCAAATTTGCAtctaaggtccgaatcacgtcaaatggattccgtttcttaccaaacttcacaaaattatcttaaatcatatataagacctgtaccgggtaccaaaactaaaatacgggcccgataccaacatgttctaatcaaaattcatttccaaatcctttaaacaattttagaaaataattttctttaaaaattcattcttcgagcttgggacctcggaattcgattccgggcatacgtccaagtcccatattttcctacggaccctccgggaccgtcaaattacgagtccgggtccgtttacccaaaacgttgaccgaagtcaaattaattcattttatagtcaaaatttatcatttttcatagatttttacATATaggctttctggctacgcgctcgaactgcgcacgcaaatcgtggtgatgctaaaagaggtttttaaagtcTCGGAACgcagaattccttttaaaaacaagtgatgaccttttgtgtCATCACAGTTCGCTAGCATTAGTGTTAGTATAATGTCCTTTTATTCATAGACTGCTATTACTACCTAGAGTTTAACTGCTTTCTTGGCTTCGGCCTTTTTTTATCTTGttgttattcctacttgttgcCATTACTTTTTTTTATCCGTTCTccagtcgagggtctatcggaaacaacatcTCTGTCCTTCCAAGGTAGGGGTAAGCCCGTGTACATCTTAACCTCCACAAACCCCACTTATAAAGAATTACTGGGCTTCTTGTTGTTGTTTGTGTCAATTTCAAGGGAAATACTTAATGAAACTCTAAGGCCCAAGTAATGAAATTTGAACCGCAACATTAGTAACCAAGCTTAAAGAAGTTGAAAGGCCCAAAGTAGTTGGTGGCCAGTATCTTCTTTGGTATTTGGGGTAAACGAAAGGGCAATAGGcggaagaaattcaaaaataggcagatttataactggtcgttcaaaaatagttcagtttcaaaagtaattaaaatttagcTACTTTTTATGTAAGgataaatttgagcgaaaacactgttcaaaacccggaaaatacgccagtatattatactggagttccaacataagtatgcttgaactccaccatattatactggagttccaggataagtgtgctggaactccagcataatatgatggagttccagcataagtacactagaactccagtataatatactggagttccagcaagtataattatacaatataatatactggagtttggagcaccggtgctccagtctccagtatattatactagagtcagtaaagtataccggtccaacataatatgttagagttcatacacaggtgtaccgaactccagtatattatgctggaccgatctctgttgcagcaaaatagtggctatttttcattgacttcataaacgctagctatttttgaatgaccaatccgaaaactggctataccgtgctatttttacgcaATAGGCCAATACTCAATTCGAAATCACATGCAATACCAATAATAATTCCTCCTTTGTTTGTTTCATCTGGAAAATGTAGCTATTTGAGGTTTTGTTTCCATTCTATTGTCGAAGGAGAAAACAGCTCTAGAGGAGAGCATATGGACGTTCAAAACAATGTAAACTGCACAGAGGTGATAAAGATAAAAGAGTATACGATCTCTACATTAACAATagtgcattttttatttttttggtggTAGCAGTCAGTAGCGTAGCCATATAGAGTGAAGGGTGTTTAAACCTTGATCGAAAAATTATATTTAGTATATAGAaatttatactatatatatatataggttaaaAATTGTATTTTATAAATATATAGTATCAAATTTTGGATAGCCTTTACGAAATtcctgtttttgaaatggtttaaCCCAACAAATTACCATCAAAGCCGATAGTTCATTGGAAATGTGAAGATGACAGAGTAGCTCACACGCTCATAGTTTAGAGACAAACACACAAGAAAAGATTTGTAGATGGCGATAAATACTCGCATGTTGTGAGCGTTACAAGTGTATTTTTGTATAAGACTATAAATCTTAGTGATTGGTCGTTTTGTACTTAATTAATTTGAAAGAAAATttgtgccaaaaaaaaaaaaaaaattagatacGAAATGACATCAAAGTCACTGTTCTGAAATGACTTCATCGAACATAATATGCAAGTTAAAGAGTCGTTTTGTCAGATTTGTAACATATACCAATCATCTATCCCAAGAGGGAAGTTATCAACGTCTATTGAGCACCAGAATTCCCCAAGTAAGAAAAGTTTGGTTTAATCTTGAATTCTTTTCTTTGAATACCACTCTTGTATAAGAACTCTTGCAAATTTGTCCCTTGTAATTACTTTTGGTCATAATAAGAAAAGAATAaataaagaggaaaagaaaaagaaaaagtaggaGAAGTGTGGCCCTTTATTTCTGAAACGAACTAAACGATCACTCTATGTATGTGGTTATTGTAGTTTCCGCCACCCTCGCTCAGCCAAATCCCTCTTCATTTTCACAGAAAATTCCCTCATTTtaatacacacatacacacactctttctcttttctcttcacTCTAACAATGGAGAGTTTAGCACTTTACTCTCCATCTTCAGCCACCTCCGCCGCCACCACTTCCTTCTCTCGTCTCTCCTTCCACCACCACCATCTCCGATCACGCCCCTCCTCCATTTCCGCCGCCGCTCTCCGTCCAGTTTCTTCCCTCCGATCACCTCCATCCGGCCCAGGATTCAATCTGTCCGGCCCAAGATTCAATCTTTTTCATCCCAAGCCTTTCATTTTCAATCCCCTTTCAAAACCCACTTCCAAAAATTCACCATCTCACAAACCCATTAATGCTTCCTCATCTCCTGACCCAGATAAGGTAGTTACTATAGATGCAAAACCCAAACCCCAAGGAGCAAAGCTCATTCCTTTGATCATTTCTGTTTCAATTGGGCTTATTGTCCGTTTCTTTGTTCCAAAACCACCTGAAGTTTCACCTCAAGCATGGCAATTGCTTTCCATTTTCCTCTCTACCATTGCTGGTTTGGTCCTCAGCCCATTGCCAGTAGGGGCATGGGCTTTTCTTGGGCTTACAACTTCAGTTCTAACCAAGACTCTAACTTTTACTGCTGCATTTAATGCATTCACTAATGAAGTCATTTGGTTAATTGTGATTTCATTCTTTTTCGCTCGCGGATTTGTCAAGACTGGTTTAGGGGATAGGATTGCCACGTATTTTGTTAAGTGGCTGGGGAAGAGTACACTTGGTTTGTCCTATGGATTGACACTTAGTGAGGCTTTGATTGCACCTGCAATGCCTAGTACTACTGCTAGAGCTGGTGGAGTATTTTTGCCTATTATTAAATCTCTCTCGCTGTCCGCTGGAAGTAAGCCTGGTGATCCCTCCTCCAGGAAGCTCGGTTCTTACTTGATCCAATCTCAATTTCAGGTTGCCTTTGCTTTTTGCCTGCTAtacatatgtgtgtgtgtgtgtgtgtgtcacaGAACTAGGTGTATTTTAATGATATTTGTAGCATACTCTGTGGATGCACGAATTGGTACGGATCAAATAATCCTAGTTATGAACGAATTCAATTTGTATACACCAAGAGTAGAAAGTTTTTTTGAGCTATCAGGTTCTTTAAAAGCCAACACAGTTTACTGTCTAAAGTAACATTGAGTTTGTAACCTGGAAATTAAGGTTTTTAACCTACTACAATAGGTTAAACTGTATTGATATTGTAAAATTTTATTACAATGTCGGTATGTGTAATTTAAATTTATTATGGAATAGATCTAAGCAGCTATGCTGGATGGAGATGTGTCTCATTTGTTGAGATTGAATAGTTTTCAAGAAAGAGTTGAGGAAATTTGCAATTTCTGATTCTAAGATTGCAACGGCTTTATACCTGAGAGATTTTTTTCAGGGCACTTTGGTTTATCTTGAATTTGCAACTGGGACATTATGCATTTGATCTAGTATTACTATATATTCTGAGTATTGCATATGAAGTGATTCCAGTCCTTCCCAATTAGATGAGCAGTTTCCTTTTGTTGAATAAGCATGTTCATATGAAATTGATTATTTATTAGTCTAATAATAGTAGTTGTGTGCTTAAAATCAGTATTAAGTCTGGTTGAGACGTATCATGTATCGTTTCGAGCTCATTTAGCAATCTGATGTTAAATTGCTTTATATCTCCATAAATAAATGCTTTAGCGTCTGCACTCTTTGTGTTTATTTgcagttatttttttttatatctgGTGAAATTTGTATTGATAGTACTGATTTTTTTGTATGCATGCATCTCATATTAAGCAGAGGAATATAATCATTTATGCCGTCCTCCATCCCTTTGATTTTTTGGCTGATTTAGCAACTCGGCTAAATATTTTGGTCTGGTACATACGAATACTATATTTTATGCAGCATTAAAATTTCTGAAGATGTACCATTTTGCGACCACTCTAGACGTCCATCCACTTACAGATTGCTTTTTTTGTGGTGCATGACAGTCTGCAGGTAACTCTAGTGCTCTTTTCCTAACTGCTGCAGCTCAAAATCTACTCTGCCTCAAGCTAGCTGAGGAACTTGGGGTTGTAATCTCAAACCCATGGGTGTCTTGGTTCAAGGCTGCTAGTTTACCTGCATTTATCTCCCTTTTGGCTACTCCATTCATCTTGTACAAGCTTTTTCCTCCTGAAACCAAAGATACACCAGATGCCCCTGCTATGGCAGCTAAAAAACTGGATCTCATGGGTCCTGTGACCAAAAATGAATGGGTGATGATTGGCACAATGCTTCTTGCAGTATCTCTGTGGGTTTTCGGGTAGGTATCATTTCTCAATTGATGTTGATACCTGTAACTCGCCGTGCTTTATCTCTTTGTGATTTTGATTTTAGGTAAAAGTTGAttattaagggtagaaaataGTTGCAATCCCAGACAGAAAGAATGAGGCTGCAGAGAGGCAGTAGGGGGTCTGTAATTGTGGTTACGAACTCTCTGTTTTTGCCGAtgatttcctttttcattattttaCCAAACACAACACCAAAATACCATTCTTCTTGAAACCCTTCCTGTTACAGGACCATTTTGGATTTCCTCTAATCTGAGACTTCTGAGAACAGTCAGAAGCTTCTGAAGCATTTATAATATGTCATCATTGACTACAGTGCGTGTGACTTGTTTATGGGCTGTGTTCGTGTGGTCTTAATGTATTTAATTTCTAACACACTGACTTTTATATTGTTCTCAGTGACGCTCTTGGTATTGCGAGCGTTGTTGCCGCAATGCTCGGCTTATCAATTCTCTTGCTGTTGGGAGTGCTTGATTGGGATGACTGTTTAAGTGAAAAATCAGCATGGGATACTTTGGCTTGGTTTGCTGTCCTAGTTGGCATGGCTGGGCAGTTGACAAACCTTGGTATTGTTGGTTGGATGTCTAGTTGTGTAGCTAAATCCCTCCAAGCTTTATCATTGAGCTGGCCAGCTGCATTTGGTGTTCTTCAAGCGGCATACTTCTTTATCCACTACTTATTTGCAAGTCAAACTGGCCATGTTGGAGCACTATACTCTGCATTCCTTGCTATGCATTTGGCGTCTGGGGTTCCTGGTGTATTGGCGGCCCTGGCTTTAGCTTACAATACTAATCTATTTGGTGCTTTGACGCATTATAGCAGTGGCCAGGCTGCTGTCTACTTTGGAGGTATGTCTCTCCTCTTCTAGGTTCTTTAGTTGGTGTTTTGCATTCAACTAATTCCGCTTGGCTATATCTTTTGAAACAATTGCTTTTCTCAGAGAATCATCTTTAGTTACTTCTGGGGTGACAAGATGAAAATTATCCATTCCCTTTCTGTTTGCTGATATGAAAATGAACAATAAAGATTGCAATTAAGACAGTCTTTGTTCTTTCGCTGTTTTAGGATCTTCGACTGACTCTATTTTGTTGCTTCTATGACAGCTGGTTATGTAGATCTCCCGGATGTCTTCAAAATGGGATTCATAATGGCACTCGTCAATGCTACTATATGGGGAATCGTTGGGACATTTTGGTGGAAGTTCTTGGGTCTATACTGATTCTTAGTTTTTGGTGTAAGTAGTTTTTTCCCCAGTTATACGTGCCATTCTGTTGTGGCATTTTAGCAACGTCCTTGAAATTATCGACTCCAAGCTGAAGTACAATCAACACTTCTCCATTGTAACATTCTTAAAACATGCGGATGAAAAAGTTATGTTTTTTTGGCGTTGAGTCAACATTTAGGAAGTAGAATCAAAATAATCTCTGGTGAATGAGTGACTAGTGGATCTCTTGCTACGGTACTACGTTTTAGGTCCTTCATTTACCCAGCCATGGATCATTTCACCTTTGCAGTTTGAGTGGCATGAGTGTAAATATGCACAAGGTTAGAGTATTCCAAGAACAGATGCTAACACTTGAAATAGTAATCTTCTATATTTCACTATTGGAAGATGAAAAGGATGTCGGACGAAAGTAAACTACAAAATGAGCTCAGGAAACCTGCAGAGTTACCACAATTAAACACCGCTAATGAAAGGATCAAAATCTTCATCATTCTAAATTTTTTAATCTATGGTCTTACAACAATCAAAAGAGGCAAAACTTGTTATTGTCGTTTATACTGGACTGGTTTCTTCCAAGTTCCAACCCACGAGTAATAAGCAGAACATTTAAGCATGTAACGAAATGTGGTGCTCTTTTTTAATCTGGAAAACTAACAAATATATCTGCTAATCATACTCAGAAGTGACCCAGGCAATTTAACTGGATACGGGCAATGACTACCTACCAATTGATGAAGCTAATAGCCGTTGCATCTGAATTACTAGTAtttgaggttttttttttttctgaaactgATTAGTAATATAACAAATTCTGAATTGTTTGGAAGAAATAATCAGTGGCCATGGAAGAAAATATGGAAAACAAAATCCCAGGCAATGTTGTTTGGTGCTGGTTTTTGTTgattaataaaataacaataactcTGAATTCTTTTGCTCCAATGTCAATAAACGTAACATATTAAGAAAAAAACATTGGCACATGATACATGAGCTAACAGTATAGAAATTGCATTTCCATATATGAGAAGTCAATTTAGTCAAGATGCTGCAACTTTCATACGCACACTTTCCAATTTATAGATTTGGTTAATGGACTGCAATTGCTGATGAGCATAGGGTACCTATCAATAAAGGTATAAGTGTTTCATAGTGATTTTCGTACCTTTATGATCATTTTTGGTGTTACACAAGGTCGTGCGATGTGGtacaggtatatatatatatatatatatatatatatatatatatataagagagagagagaatcagCAATCACTCTAATTACCTGTTCCAGGATACAGATTGAACTTCATCAGCATATTGAGCTTCCGGTACTGATTACTTCAGGGAATTCGTGTAGTAAGTTCAACTTCTCAAGGatcagtttttcttgcttggcgTCTATAATATGTGTTGTCAAGAATAACATACGATatgcaaaaataaatgaatatgaaGCATCTATAGAAGGAGCATTTGCTTAAATATACAACCCAACTCTGCTATAGATGAAACAAAGAGAATAAACTTCTTGCTGCTAGCACCCCAGACAGGAAGCCAATTCACAAGCAGATTGGAATAGATTTACTGAAATACCATTCGGCAGATTATGACAAAAGGGTAACTTAATACACAAACTAACAAAAAACAAGTTTACATATGttctgtcatgggcggctttccaaccatgccccatgaccccttgggcgcgccccgtggcgtcctagcaagcctcccaatacctagcgccacggacggccccgtggtcttggccgcgccaagtgacaagcgtgcatgtgcctctgtcgccccaccgatatccctcgccagcgcccaaccgcAGGCGGAGGCCAACAGCgtcgcgcgcgcagaccctgatgccaaagactatgctactgacaacggacctgtttctgccttgtagaaaactaagtccttttcattgtaaatatagagtagttttattccatgtacttccattatgtttctctagtttaatcaagtctagtcttgtagttTTGGTTTATCTTTTTTAAgtattattaggggggatcaagcaatcaaactttctagcaagcaaacaattctctgtactggtgtctctccccctcgacaccgtgttgtctttctgtaatagctttcattaatgcaatcaagctttctttcattctcaattcttatttctgttctctcaatttctcttgacattggttttcccgtacaacactgacaatctagtctagcgtacggaggggacctcagttggcggacagtaactgcactgacatcagttgcttagccttacgtcgcccttccaaggaatctc of the Nicotiana tabacum cultivar K326 chromosome 7, ASM71507v2, whole genome shotgun sequence genome contains:
- the LOC107782872 gene encoding dicarboxylate transporter 2.1, chloroplastic-like (The RefSeq protein has 1 substitution compared to this genomic sequence), with translation MESLALYSPSSATSAATTSFSRLSFHHHHLRSRPSSISAAALRPVSSLRSPPSGPGFNLSGPRFNLFHPKPFIFNPLSKPTSKNSPSHKPINASSSPDPDKVVTIDAKPKPQGAKLIPLIISVSIGLIVRFFVPKPPEVSPQAWQLLSIFLSTIAGLVLSPLPVGAWAFLGLTTSVLTKTLTFTAAFNAFTNEVIWLIVISFFFARGFVKTGLGDRIATYFVKWLGKSTLGLSYGLTLSEALIAPAMPSTTARAGGVFLPIIKSLSLSAGSKPGDPSSRKLGSYLIQSQFQSAGNSSALFLTAAAQNLLCLKLAEELGVVISNPWVSWFKAASLPAFISLLATPFILYKLFPPETKDTPDAPAMAAKKLDLMGPVTKNEWVMIGTMLLAVSLWVFGDALGIASVVAAMLGLSILLLLGVLDWDDCLSEKSAWDTLAWFAVLVGMAGQLTNLGIVGWMSSCVAKSLQALSLSWPAAFGVLQAAYFFIHYLFASQTGHVGALYSAFLAMHLASGVPGVLAALALAYNTNLFGALTHYSSGQAAVYFGAGYVDLPDVFKMGFIMALVNATIWGVVGTFWWKFLGLY